One Zeugodacus cucurbitae isolate PBARC_wt_2022May chromosome 3, idZeuCucr1.2, whole genome shotgun sequence genomic region harbors:
- the Sb_8 gene encoding serine proteinase stubble, translated as MLKNLKTLLLFCSLWHAILCAELNTTVAQVKLLPADIAEAQALANAANATESVFAATIDGEDTEIIDVPEDATYLEPALTNSSEEQIRRRRQLFYDPSLLLLTNYGAEGGKCITARGYPGVCMRFTACQPYFRAKRQFNFLNLRQWPQVPSIGQDVCSFYDQFGRANTGICCTGTFMGAGAYPGGGVYPGAGAYPGAGAYPGAGVYPPPSFIYPGGVSPLPTPPIEPTAPTQPATQPDEEFEEDKDEEDIIELDHPTENDPLVEPVHEPNTADKQDTNVVYDPIKEDTEDEKTEVTTTKPATFYNEFAYQWPNQFGNQFSSVHQWPPPLPTHPPSAAVWPPPLPTHPPNHHYPTHASVPAKPGAPAASPAVTTRRTTTRRPTAAATTPRPVPTTTRRPSYPAYPGYPNYPSYPTYRPTAAPTTTTRRPTIPISSDHGLPAQCGIKNPAAPDQERIVGGTNASPNEFPWIAVLFKSGKQFCGGSVITKNHILTAAHCVSRMTSWDVAALTAHLGDYDIRTNYEVQHVVRRIKRLVRHKGFDFSTLHNDIAILTVNEPLKFTYEVQPICLPGSSSQLSRSYSGKVATVAGWGSLRENGPQPSILQKVQIPIWANHDCARKYGRAAPGGIIESMVCAGQASKDSCSGDSGGPLIVNEGGRYTQVGIVSWGIGCGKGEYPGVYTRITSLLPWIYKNIK; from the exons atgttgaaaaatctaAAGACACTACTTTTGTTCTGCTCGCTATGGCATGCGATATTGTGTGCGGAACTCAATACGACAGTGGCGCAAGTGAAATTATTACCAGCTGATATAGCGGAAGCGCAAGCGCTGGCTAATGCTGCCAATGCAACGGAGTCGGTATTCGCGGCGACAATCGATGGCGAGGACACGGAAATAATTGATG ttCCTGAGGACGCCACATATttggaaccagcgttaacaaatTCGTCTGAGGAGCAAATACGTCGCCGACGTCAACTTTTTTACGATCCTTCACTATTGTTGTTGACAAATTATGGCGCTGAAGGCGGCAAATGTATTACAGCACGCGGTTACCCCGGCGTCTGTATGCGTTTTACTGCCTGTCAGCCGTATTTTCGCGCCAAACGGCAGTTTAATTTCCTTAATCTGCGACAGTGGCCCCAGGTACCGAGTATAGGACAGGATGTATGCAGTTTTTACGATCAATTCGGACGTGCAAACACAGGCATCTGTTGTACAGGTACATTTATGGGCGCTGGTGCGTATCCCGGCGGTGGCGTGTATCCTGGCGCTGGTGCGTATCCTGGCGCTGGTGCGTATCCAGGCGCAGGTGTATATCCACCACCATCTTTCATCTATCCAGGCGGTGTGAGTCCACTACCCACACCACCCATCGAACCAACAGCACCCACGCAACCAGCCACACAACCAGACGAGGAGTTCGAGGAGGATAAGGATGAGGAAGACATTATCGAGTTGGATCATCCAACAGAAAACGATCCACTAGTTGAACCTGTGCATGAGCCAAATACTGCTGACAAACAGGACACCAATGTCGTTTACGACCCGATCAAAGAAGATACGGAAGATGAGAAAACAGAAGTGACTACAACAAAACCAGCAACATTTTACAATGAATTCGCTTATCAATGGCCGAACCAGTTTGGCAATCAATTCTCTAGCGTACACCAATGGCCGCCACCGCTGCCGACACATCCACCATCGGCCGCTGTCTGGCCGCCGCCATTACCAACACATCCACCCAATCATCATTATCCAACACATGCTTCGGTACCCGCAAAACCGGGCGCGCCAGCTGCTTCACCCGCCGTAACCACACGACGCACCACCACAAGACGACCAACCGCCGCAGCGACTACGCCACGTCCGGTGCCGACAACAACACGCCGTCCAAGCTATCCAGCGTACCCCGGCTATCCGAATTATCCCAGTTATCCAACATATCGTCCAACTGCAGCGccaacgaccacaacacgacGTCCCACAATACCAATCTCAAGCGATCATGGCCTACCGGCACAATGTGGCATTAAGAATCCCGCAGCGCCAGATCAAGAACGCATTGTGGGCGGCACAAATGCAAGTCCTAATGAGTTCCCCTGGATTGCGGTGCTCTTCAAGTCTGGCAAACAGTTCTGTGGTGGCAGTGTGATAAcgaaaaatcatattttgaCAGCGGCGCATTGTGTGTCCAG AATGACCTCTTGGGATGTGGCAGCACTCACAGCGCATCTCGGTGATTACGATATACGCACCAATTACGAAGTACAACACGTTGTACGACGTATTAAACGTTTGGTGCGTCACAAAGGTTTCGATTTTAGCACACTG CACAACGACATCGCTATATTGACTGTAAATGAACCGCTGAAATTCACTTATGAAGTCCAACCCATTTGCTTGCCTGGCTCAAGTAGTCAACTGAGCCGTAGCTACAGCGGTAAGGTGGCAACAGTTGCAGGTTGGGGCAGTTTGCGTGAGAACGGTCCACAGCCATCCATTCTGCAGAAAGTACAGATACCAATTTGGGCGAATCACGATTGTGCGCGGAAATATGGACGTGCGGCGCCGGGTGGCATCATCGAATCGATGGTGTGCGCTGGGCAGGCGTCCAAGGATTCGTGTAGT GGCGACTCTGGCGGTCCGCTGATCGTCAATGAGGGTGGACGCTACACCCAGGTTGGCATTGTGTCTTGGGGCATTGGTTGTGGCAAAGGCGAATATCCAGGCGTTTATACGAGAATCACTTCCCTGTTGCCGtggatttacaaaaatattaaatag